One genomic segment of Danio aesculapii chromosome 15, fDanAes4.1, whole genome shotgun sequence includes these proteins:
- the LOC130242081 gene encoding gap junction delta-2 protein produces MGDWSILGRFLTEVQNHSTVIGKIWLTVLLIFRILLVTLVGDAVYSDEQSKFTCNTLQPGCNNVCYDTFAPVSHLRFWVFQIVLVSTPSIFYIIYVLHKITKDEKMETERIHAEVNHPSRIEGDGSRLAYGAQGEEWGGQDEGSVEQSLLQEDFGELGKDPTTLSSQVLLIYIVHVLIRSVLEITFLVGQYYLFGFEVPHLFRCQTYPCPTRTDCFVSRATEKTIFLNFMFSISLGCFLLNIVELHYLGWVYIFRMLCAACFLCCKSERDLYAQRNPLLLRLRHSMRSRLVLQSPTTTLSQEKTGTALLSHGPAISFETDSTLECSSKKNPEERERMRLKWANMVRFTGKKSWL; encoded by the coding sequence ATGGGTGATTGGTCAATTCTGGGCCGCTTTCTAACAGAGGTTCAGAATCATTCCACGGTCATCGGTAAAATCTGGCTGACGGTGCTCCTGATCTTCCGCATACTGCTGGTCACCCTGGTGGGAGATGCAGTGTACAGCGACGAGCAGTCCAAATTCACCTGCAACACCCTACAGCCTGGCTGCAACAACGTCTGCTATGACACGTTTGCCCCTGTCTCACACTTGCGTTTCTGGGTCTTCCAGATCGTTCTGGTCTCAACGCCCTCCATCTTTTACATCATCTACGTGCTGCACAAAATCACCAAAGATGAGAAGATGGAGACGGAGAGGATCCACGCAGAGGTCAATCACCCTAGTCGAATAGAAGGAGATGGTTCCAGACTGGCCTACGGAGCCCAGGGCGAGGAATGGGGTGGCCAGGACGAGGGAAGCGTTGAGCAAAGTCTCCTGCAGGAAGATTTCGGTGAGCTCGGCAAAGATCCAACCACACTTTCCAGTCAGGTTCTCCTCATTTATATTGTTCACGTCCTGATCCGTTCCGTCCTGGAGATCACCTTTCTTGTCGGTCAGTACTACTTGTTTGGATTCGAGGTGCCTCATTTGTTCCGCTGCCAAACGTACCCTTGCCCAACACGGACTGACTGTTTTGTGTCTCGAGCCACCGAAAAGACTATTTTCCTTAATTTTATGTTCAGCATCAGCTTGGGTTGTTTCCTCTTGAACATTGTGGAGCTTCACTACCTGGGTTGGGTCTACATTTTCCGTATGCTCTGTGCCGCCTGCTTCTTGTGCTGCAAGTCAGAGAGGGATTTGTATGCTCAAAGAAACCCACTGCTGCTTCGCCTCAGACACTCAATGCGGAGCAGGCTGGTCCTGCAGTCTCCAACAACCACTCTGTCTCAGGAGAAGACCGGGACGGCTTTGCTTTCACATGGTCCTGCCATCTCTTTCGAGACCGACTCTACTCTTGAATGCTCCTCAAAGAAGAACCCTGAAGAGAGGGAACGCATGAGGCTGAAATGGGCCAACATGGTTAGATTTACTGGTAAAAAGTCCTGGCTGTGA
- the zgc:171927 gene encoding ras-related protein ORAB-1, with the protein MNPEYDYLFKLLLIGDSGVGKSCLLLRFADDTYTESYISTIGVDFKIRTIEMEGKTVKLQIWDTAGQERFRTITSSYYRGAHGIIIVYDVTEQESFNNVKQWLEEIDRYACENVSKLLVGNKSDLSSKKVVDFTTAMEFAESLKIPFLETSAKNANNVEKAFLTMASEIQKRLGADSVQNETVKIGSKINSAPLWPGAEKSVAEEVSSCC; encoded by the exons ATGAATCCTGAGTA tGATTACCTATTCAAGTTGCTGCTGATTGGGGACTCTGGTGTTGGAAAGTCATGTTTACTCCTACGGTTTGCT GATGACACATATACAGAGAGCTACATCAGCACTATTGGAGTAGATTTCAAAATCAGAACTATTGAAATGGAGGGGAAGACAGTCAAACTGCAGATT TGGGATACAGCAGGACAAGAGCGGTTTCGAACAATTACGTCCAGCTATTATCGAGGGGCTCATGGGATTATAATTGTCTATGATGTCACCGAGCAA GAATCATTCAACAATGTGAAACAATGGTTAGAAGAAATTGATCGATACGCTTGTGAAAATGTCTCCAAATTACTGGTTGGCAACAAAAGTGACCTTTCATCAAAAAAGGTGGTAGACTTCACCACAGCAATG GAATTTGCTGAATCGCTCAAAATCCCATTCCTGGAGACGAGTGCCAAGAATGCAAACAATGTTGAGAAGGCATTTTTGACAATGGCCTCTGAAATCCAGAAGAGACTCGGGGCGGACAGTGTTCAGAATGAAactgttaaaataggatccaaaatCAACAGTGCCCCCCTATGGCCTGGTGCAGAGAAGTCAGTTGCTGAGGAGGTCAGCTCTTGTTGTTAG